From a single Streptomyces liliifuscus genomic region:
- a CDS encoding ABC transporter ATP-binding protein translates to MSSTHEALPVLTARGLGKTHGRTRALRGASVDLRAGEILAVTGASGSGKSTLLHCLAGIVRPDEGSVVYAEQRLDELPEQRLSELRRTEFGVVFQFGQLIPELTALDNVALPLLLAGASRKDSHERAGEWLERFGVRGQEELRPGEMSGGQAQRVSLARALVTGPKVVFADEPTGALDSLASEGVMTALVHTARESGTAVLLITHDAQVAAYADREVEMRDGAVASGVVAAGADAVVEVPR, encoded by the coding sequence ATGAGCAGTACGCACGAGGCCCTGCCGGTCCTGACGGCCCGCGGCCTCGGCAAGACGCACGGCAGGACCCGGGCGCTGCGCGGTGCCTCGGTCGACCTGCGCGCCGGGGAGATCCTCGCGGTCACCGGCGCGAGCGGCAGCGGCAAGTCCACGCTGCTGCACTGTCTGGCGGGCATCGTCCGTCCCGACGAGGGCTCGGTCGTCTACGCCGAGCAGCGCCTCGACGAGCTGCCGGAACAGCGGTTGAGCGAGTTGCGGCGTACGGAGTTCGGGGTGGTGTTCCAGTTCGGGCAGCTGATACCCGAGTTGACCGCGCTCGACAACGTCGCGCTGCCGCTGCTGCTCGCGGGTGCCTCCCGCAAGGACTCCCACGAGCGGGCGGGCGAGTGGCTGGAGCGGTTCGGCGTACGCGGTCAGGAGGAGCTGCGGCCCGGGGAGATGAGCGGTGGTCAGGCCCAACGGGTGTCGCTGGCGCGGGCGTTGGTGACCGGTCCGAAGGTCGTCTTCGCGGACGAGCCCACCGGCGCGCTCGACTCCCTAGCGAGCGAGGGGGTGATGACGGCTCTGGTGCACACGGCCAGGGAGTCCGGCACGGCGGTGCTGCTGATCACGCACGACGCGCAGGTCGCGGCCTACGCGGACCGCGAGGTGGAGATGCGTGACGGAGCGGTTGCCTCCGGGGTCGTCGCCGCCGGGGCGGACGCCGTCGTGGAGGTGCCCCGATGA
- a CDS encoding PadR family transcriptional regulator has translation MSTRHILLGLLAGGPSHGYDLKRRHDERFPQARPLAYGQVYTTLQRLVRDGLAEIDGTGSDGGPERTLYRSTDEGAKELAAWTAEITPPAPFVTNEIFAKVVCAILASADPAEYLSTQRAAHMARMRELTAVKTAPGADLATVLSADYALNHLDADLRWMTTTAARLTTLTAEVDGA, from the coding sequence ATGAGCACCCGCCACATCCTGCTGGGGCTGCTCGCCGGAGGGCCGAGCCATGGCTACGACCTCAAGCGACGCCATGACGAACGCTTCCCGCAAGCCCGCCCGCTGGCCTACGGCCAGGTCTATACGACGTTGCAGCGCCTGGTCCGCGACGGTCTCGCGGAGATCGACGGGACCGGTTCGGACGGCGGTCCGGAGCGGACCCTGTACCGGTCCACCGACGAGGGGGCGAAGGAACTCGCCGCGTGGACGGCCGAGATCACCCCGCCCGCGCCCTTCGTGACGAACGAGATCTTCGCCAAGGTCGTGTGCGCGATCCTCGCCTCGGCCGACCCCGCCGAGTATCTGAGCACCCAGCGCGCCGCGCACATGGCGCGCATGCGGGAGCTCACGGCGGTCAAGACGGCGCCCGGCGCCGATCTCGCGACGGTCCTCTCGGCCGACTACGCCCTCAACCACCTCGACGCCGATCTGCGCTGGATGACCACCACCGCGGCCCGGCTCACCACTTTGACCGCGGAGGTCGACGGAGCATGA
- the malQ gene encoding 4-alpha-glucanotransferase, which yields MPLSRLAALHGVATSFSPSPGRTVAASDAAVVAVLAALGVAAGTPDAVRTALTARETELRERLLPPTLVCWSGAPTVAGSDHDPGARESAPGAHESERARGEGRPAPDADRPAPDEHRPGAGENPLGAGENPSGASDGRPAPDADALAPGGLPSVVEASVVEASVADASAAGGSGGAAGSVLAPGGQDPITPPGFPGDSLLASVLAALPAGTRLRIRTEQGESRASAEQLPLGVHELEATAPDGRTGRAHLVVAPTRLPAAPGRTYGLLVQVYSLLSRRSWGMGDLGDLAELTAWAGRALGAGFVQVNPMHAAVPGAPTDPSPYRPSSRRYPDPVYLRVEDIPEFAYAGERDRDRVRTLLERAERLRESVLDKGALIDRDAVWELKREALELVRDVPLGPGRRAAYCDFLAEEGEALEDHATWCALAEVYGSDWQKWPAALRDPRSAETARARGELMDRVDFHSRLAWLTDAQLATAQRSARDAGMGVGLVHDLAVGVHPGGADAWAQQEYFAAGMSVGAPPDAFSVQGQDWGLPPWRPDRLAASGYAPYRRLLRALFRYAGALRIDHVMGLFRLWWIPQGRPATEGTYVRYDAEAMLAILALEAYRAGALVIGEDLGTVEPGVREKLHEHGVLGTSVLWFERDWDGTGLPLSPESWRADCLATATTHDLPPTASRLTGDHVELRDRLGLLTRPVEEERAEAAADVGEWLALLARLGLLQGAAGGLSEDSEEAQIQALHRFLLRTPARMIGVWLPDAIGDRRPQNLPGTWDQYPNWRLPVADAEGRPVTLEELAASPRLHALIDVVRAGRAVGGCGSDAGVSVPEPAESGTDLAESGPGSGGVPPRTAPPGARPD from the coding sequence ATGCCGCTCTCCCGGCTCGCCGCGCTGCACGGCGTCGCCACCTCCTTCAGCCCGTCCCCAGGGCGCACGGTCGCGGCCTCGGACGCCGCGGTCGTCGCCGTCCTCGCCGCACTGGGCGTCGCCGCCGGCACGCCGGACGCCGTCCGCACGGCACTCACGGCCCGCGAGACGGAGCTACGGGAACGACTGCTCCCACCGACACTGGTGTGCTGGAGCGGGGCTCCGACGGTAGCCGGGAGTGACCATGACCCCGGGGCGCGCGAATCCGCCCCGGGGGCGCACGAAAGCGAACGCGCGCGGGGCGAGGGCCGACCCGCGCCGGACGCGGACCGACCCGCGCCGGATGAGCACCGGCCCGGGGCGGGCGAGAACCCTCTCGGGGCAGGCGAAAACCCTTCCGGGGCAAGCGACGGCCGACCCGCGCCGGACGCGGATGCGCTCGCGCCGGGCGGACTGCCATCCGTGGTCGAAGCGTCTGTGGTCGAAGCGTCCGTGGCCGATGCGTCCGCGGCCGGTGGTTCCGGCGGCGCCGCTGGTTCCGTGCTCGCGCCGGGCGGCCAGGACCCGATCACCCCGCCCGGGTTTCCCGGAGACTCCTTGCTCGCCTCCGTCCTGGCCGCCTTGCCCGCCGGGACCCGGCTGCGGATCCGTACCGAGCAGGGGGAGTCGCGTGCCTCCGCCGAGCAACTGCCCCTCGGTGTCCATGAGTTGGAGGCCACGGCTCCCGATGGACGGACCGGCCGCGCCCATCTCGTCGTCGCGCCGACGCGGTTGCCCGCGGCGCCGGGGCGTACGTACGGGCTGCTCGTGCAGGTCTACTCGCTGCTGTCGCGGCGCTCCTGGGGCATGGGCGACCTCGGGGACCTCGCCGAGCTGACGGCCTGGGCGGGACGGGCGCTCGGCGCCGGGTTCGTACAGGTCAACCCGATGCACGCGGCCGTGCCCGGCGCACCCACCGACCCCTCCCCGTACCGGCCCTCCTCCCGCCGCTACCCCGACCCCGTGTACCTGCGCGTCGAGGACATCCCCGAGTTCGCGTACGCCGGTGAGCGGGACCGCGACCGCGTCCGTACGCTCCTGGAGCGGGCCGAGCGGCTGCGCGAATCCGTGCTGGACAAAGGCGCGTTGATCGACCGCGACGCCGTGTGGGAACTGAAGCGCGAGGCCCTGGAGCTCGTACGGGACGTGCCGCTCGGGCCCGGACGCCGCGCCGCCTACTGCGACTTCCTCGCCGAGGAGGGCGAGGCGCTGGAGGACCACGCCACCTGGTGCGCGCTCGCCGAGGTGTACGGCTCCGACTGGCAGAAGTGGCCGGCCGCCCTGCGCGACCCCCGCTCGGCCGAAACCGCCCGCGCCCGGGGCGAGTTGATGGACCGCGTCGACTTCCACAGCCGCCTCGCCTGGCTGACGGACGCTCAACTCGCCACCGCCCAGCGCAGCGCGCGCGACGCGGGCATGGGGGTCGGGCTCGTGCACGACCTCGCGGTCGGCGTCCACCCCGGCGGCGCCGACGCCTGGGCGCAACAGGAGTACTTCGCGGCGGGCATGTCGGTCGGCGCGCCCCCGGACGCGTTCAGCGTGCAGGGCCAGGACTGGGGGCTGCCGCCATGGCGCCCGGACCGCCTCGCCGCGTCCGGCTACGCCCCGTACCGCCGCCTTCTGCGCGCCCTCTTCCGGTATGCCGGCGCCCTCCGTATCGACCACGTCATGGGCCTCTTCCGCCTCTGGTGGATCCCGCAGGGCCGCCCGGCCACCGAGGGAACGTATGTCCGGTACGACGCCGAGGCCATGCTCGCGATCCTCGCGCTGGAGGCGTACCGCGCCGGGGCGTTGGTGATCGGCGAGGACCTCGGCACGGTCGAGCCGGGCGTCCGGGAAAAGCTCCACGAACACGGCGTGCTCGGTACGTCCGTGCTGTGGTTCGAACGCGACTGGGACGGTACGGGCCTGCCGTTGTCGCCCGAGAGCTGGCGCGCCGACTGCCTCGCCACCGCCACCACCCACGACCTGCCGCCCACCGCGTCCCGGCTCACCGGCGACCACGTCGAACTCCGCGACCGGCTGGGCCTGTTGACCCGCCCGGTGGAGGAGGAACGGGCCGAGGCGGCCGCCGACGTGGGGGAGTGGCTGGCGCTGCTCGCCCGGCTCGGGCTGCTCCAAGGCGCGGCCGGCGGGCTGTCGGAGGACTCCGAGGAGGCGCAGATCCAGGCCCTGCACCGCTTCCTGCTGCGCACCCCCGCCCGCATGATCGGCGTCTGGCTCCCGGACGCGATCGGCGACCGCCGCCCGCAGAACCTGCCCGGCACCTGGGACCAGTACCCGAACTGGCGCCTGCCCGTCGCCGATGCCGAGGGCCGCCCCGTCACCCTGGAGGAACTCGCCGCCTCACCCCGGCTGCACGCCCTCATCGACGTGGTGCGCGCGGGCCGGGCGGTGGGCGGATGCGGGTCGGACGCGGGAGTTTCCGTCCCGGAACCGGCGGAATCCGGGACGGATCTCGCGGAATCCGGGCCGGGCTCGGGTGGCGTTCCGCCTCGTACGGCACCCCCGGGCGCGCGGCCGGATTAG
- a CDS encoding TetR/AcrR family transcriptional regulator: protein MTDTDSPTQHAQPARRSDATRATILTAARERFAADGYERATIRAIARDAKIDPSMVMRYYGNKEGLFAAAVDIDLRLPVPEKVPKEEVGRIFVEHFVALWENDEVLTALLRVGVTNTAGAERMQGIFKEQLVPVALRVCPDPEQVPARAALVASQMLGMALTRYVLRLPPALDLTREEIVAWLAPTVQRYLTAPHPGLSH, encoded by the coding sequence ATGACCGACACCGACTCCCCCACCCAGCACGCGCAGCCCGCCCGCCGCTCCGACGCCACCCGCGCCACCATCCTCACCGCCGCGCGCGAACGCTTCGCCGCCGACGGGTACGAGCGCGCGACCATCCGCGCCATCGCCCGCGACGCGAAGATCGACCCCTCGATGGTGATGCGCTACTACGGCAACAAGGAGGGCCTGTTCGCGGCGGCCGTCGACATTGATCTGCGGCTGCCGGTACCGGAGAAGGTGCCGAAGGAGGAGGTCGGCCGGATCTTCGTCGAGCACTTCGTGGCGCTCTGGGAGAACGACGAGGTGCTGACGGCGTTGCTGCGGGTCGGGGTCACCAACACCGCCGGGGCCGAGCGCATGCAGGGCATCTTCAAGGAGCAGTTGGTGCCGGTGGCCCTGCGCGTCTGCCCCGACCCCGAGCAGGTCCCGGCCCGCGCCGCGCTCGTCGCGTCACAGATGCTGGGCATGGCGCTGACCCGGTACGTCCTGCGCCTGCCGCCCGCCCTGGACCTGACCCGCGAGGAGATCGTGGCCTGGCTGGCACCGACGGTCCAGCGCTACCTGACGGCCCCGCACCCGGGCCTCTCCCACTGA
- a CDS encoding FAD-dependent monooxygenase: MTGTTGTTDSNGTPRTPVTPSRDVIVVGAGPTGLLLAGDLATAGIPVTLVEKRPHRISNLSRAFVLHARTLEQLDARGLADELESKGRTLDRLRLFSRLTVDLTTLPSRFNHLLVLPQYEVERALERRAVEAGVRFAYETEVTGLVQDEDGVTLRVRAAAGAEPAAGGARELGQPRELRSAYVVGTDGMRSAVREAVGLPFPGRSAIRSVVLADVRLAEEPETLLTVNAVGDAFAFLAPFGDGYHRVIGWDRRRDVADDAPLDLEEVREITRLALGRDFGMHDARWMSRFHSDERQAPAYRVGRVFLAGDAAHVHTPAGGQGMNTGLQDAANLSWKLAATLNGHARADLLDTYQSERHPVGKSVLRSSGGLVRLAMAKRPWTLAARTLLTTFANHARPARTRMLGQITGIGYAYPAPRGAHPLTGKRVPDVILQNGRLYEALRGGRFVLITPPDAPSDLDTGTRKDRLTVASWTSDRRTTLLVRPDGYTAWAAENPTTGQLEAALTASMGQA; this comes from the coding sequence ATGACAGGTACGACCGGCACGACCGACAGCAACGGCACCCCCCGTACCCCCGTCACCCCCTCCCGCGACGTCATCGTCGTCGGCGCGGGCCCCACCGGTCTGCTGCTGGCCGGCGACCTCGCCACGGCCGGCATCCCCGTCACCCTCGTCGAGAAGCGCCCGCACAGGATCAGCAACCTCTCCCGCGCGTTCGTCCTGCACGCCCGCACGCTGGAGCAGCTCGACGCCCGAGGTCTCGCCGACGAGCTGGAGAGCAAGGGCCGGACGCTCGACCGGCTCCGGCTCTTCTCCCGCCTGACCGTCGACCTGACCACCCTCCCCTCCCGCTTCAACCACCTGCTCGTGCTGCCGCAGTACGAGGTGGAGCGCGCGTTGGAGCGGCGGGCGGTGGAGGCCGGGGTGCGGTTCGCGTACGAGACCGAGGTGACCGGGCTGGTCCAGGACGAGGACGGGGTGACCCTCCGCGTGCGCGCGGCAGCCGGGGCCGAGCCGGCCGCGGGGGGAGCGCGGGAACTGGGGCAACCGCGGGAGCTGCGGTCGGCGTACGTCGTCGGGACGGACGGGATGCGCAGTGCCGTGCGGGAGGCGGTGGGACTGCCCTTCCCCGGGCGTTCGGCGATCCGTTCCGTCGTGCTCGCCGACGTCCGGCTCGCCGAGGAGCCGGAGACGCTGCTGACGGTGAACGCGGTCGGGGACGCGTTCGCGTTCCTCGCGCCCTTCGGGGACGGCTACCACCGGGTGATCGGCTGGGACCGCCGGCGCGACGTCGCCGACGACGCGCCCCTCGACCTCGAAGAGGTCAGGGAGATCACCCGCCTCGCCCTCGGCCGTGACTTCGGCATGCACGACGCCCGCTGGATGTCCCGTTTCCACAGCGACGAGCGACAGGCTCCGGCGTACCGGGTGGGCCGGGTCTTCCTGGCCGGGGACGCCGCGCACGTGCACACCCCGGCCGGCGGCCAGGGCATGAACACCGGCCTCCAGGACGCCGCCAACCTGAGCTGGAAGCTGGCGGCGACTCTCAACGGCCACGCCCGCGCCGACCTGTTGGACACCTACCAGTCCGAACGCCACCCCGTCGGAAAGTCCGTCCTCCGCAGCAGCGGCGGACTCGTACGGCTCGCGATGGCCAAGCGGCCCTGGACGCTCGCGGCCCGCACCCTGCTCACCACGTTCGCGAACCACGCCCGCCCGGCCCGCACCCGCATGCTCGGCCAGATCACCGGCATCGGCTACGCCTACCCGGCCCCACGCGGCGCCCACCCCCTCACCGGCAAGCGCGTCCCGGACGTGATCCTTCAGAACGGCCGCCTGTACGAGGCCCTGCGCGGCGGCAGGTTCGTACTCATCACCCCGCCGGACGCACCGTCGGACCTCGACACCGGCACCCGCAAGGACCGCCTGACCGTGGCGAGTTGGACGAGCGACCGCCGCACAACCCTCCTGGTCCGCCCGGACGGCTACACGGCCTGGGCAGCGGAGAACCCGACCACAGGGCAACTCGAAGCGGCACTGACGGCATCAATGGGACAGGCCTGA
- a CDS encoding MarR family winged helix-turn-helix transcriptional regulator — MSTSKAARTPADPVDAIIDQWAAVRPDLDTAAMEVFGRVFRLSRAMGDRMEKTYARLGISRGEFDVLATLRRSGAPYALSPRQLSATLMLTTGGMTGRLDKLERAGLLRRSPDPHDRRALQVTLTEKGLVLVDEAVGAGLDVQTEALSSLDEEQAGQLADLLRQLLAGTGRTSR; from the coding sequence ATGAGCACTTCCAAGGCCGCCAGGACCCCCGCGGACCCCGTCGACGCGATCATCGACCAGTGGGCCGCCGTCCGGCCCGACCTGGACACGGCCGCGATGGAGGTCTTCGGCCGCGTCTTCCGGCTCTCGCGGGCGATGGGCGACCGGATGGAGAAGACGTACGCGCGGCTCGGCATCTCGCGCGGCGAGTTCGACGTGCTCGCCACGCTGCGGCGGTCCGGCGCCCCGTACGCCCTCTCGCCCCGTCAGCTCTCGGCGACGCTGATGCTGACCACGGGAGGCATGACCGGCCGCCTCGACAAGCTGGAACGGGCCGGTCTGCTCCGCAGGTCCCCCGACCCCCACGATCGTCGCGCCCTCCAAGTGACGCTCACGGAGAAGGGGTTGGTGCTTGTCGACGAGGCGGTCGGGGCCGGTCTTGACGTCCAGACGGAGGCGTTGTCGTCTCTCGACGAGGAGCAGGCCGGTCAACTGGCTGATCTGTTGCGGCAGTTGCTTGCCGGCACGGGCCGGACGAGTCGCTAG
- a CDS encoding EamA family transporter, protein MNRSTVIALTALAPVSWGSTYAVTTQFLPADRPLFTGLMRALPAGLVLLALARTLPRGVWWWKAAALGALNIGAFFPLLFLSAYRLPGGMAAVVGSVGPLFVVGLAAALLGERPTLRTLLTGIAAALGVSLVVLKAAGALDAVGVLAALAATASMSAGTVLTKRWGRPEGVGPLALTGWQLTAGGLLIAPVALLVEGAPPALDGRAVGGYLYLALANTAVAYWLWFRGIGRLTATQVTFLGPLSPLTAAVIGWAALGQALGPVQLAGMALAFGATVFGQLGARPARGIQTFSSAERNGRKDSMDVTVPALRR, encoded by the coding sequence ATGAACCGCAGCACCGTCATCGCGCTCACCGCCCTGGCCCCGGTCTCCTGGGGCAGTACCTACGCCGTCACCACGCAGTTCCTGCCGGCCGACCGGCCCCTGTTCACCGGCCTGATGCGCGCCCTGCCCGCCGGGCTGGTCCTGCTCGCGCTCGCCCGCACGCTGCCCCGCGGGGTCTGGTGGTGGAAGGCGGCGGCCCTGGGCGCGCTGAACATCGGCGCCTTCTTCCCGCTGCTCTTCCTCTCCGCGTACCGGCTGCCGGGCGGTATGGCGGCGGTCGTCGGTTCCGTCGGCCCGCTCTTCGTCGTCGGCCTCGCGGCGGCCCTGCTCGGCGAACGCCCGACTCTCCGTACGCTCCTCACGGGCATCGCGGCGGCCCTCGGCGTGAGCCTGGTCGTACTGAAGGCGGCCGGCGCGCTGGACGCCGTGGGTGTGCTCGCCGCCCTCGCCGCGACCGCGTCGATGTCCGCGGGCACCGTGCTGACGAAGAGGTGGGGGCGTCCCGAGGGAGTCGGCCCGCTGGCCCTCACCGGCTGGCAGTTGACCGCGGGCGGGCTGCTGATAGCCCCGGTCGCGCTGCTCGTGGAGGGCGCGCCGCCCGCGCTCGACGGGCGGGCCGTCGGCGGCTACCTCTATCTGGCGCTGGCCAACACGGCGGTCGCGTACTGGCTCTGGTTCCGCGGCATCGGCCGGCTCACCGCCACCCAGGTCACCTTCCTCGGCCCGCTCTCCCCGCTCACGGCGGCCGTCATCGGCTGGGCGGCGCTCGGCCAGGCGCTGGGCCCCGTGCAGCTGGCGGGCATGGCCCTGGCTTTCGGCGCGACGGTGTTCGGCCAGCTCGGGGCACGCCCGGCGCGCGGAATCCAAACGTTCAGCTCAGCTGAAAGGAATGGTCGAAAAGATTCGATGGACGTGACGGTTCCGGCGCTGCGACGGTAG
- a CDS encoding Fic family protein, producing the protein MRDDSLSVWCRVREQVDWSSVATTSPAPVRPAVDGLAAWFDGPVRHRDPDRADRLLTAMALSRAAASQEEPLTPPLLDDWQKSVLGTPDVCLRQGDAFAKGGRERYGLTPHTWRDFAACLRQSADPSVPLPARAARAYLDIAFFHPYPDGNARLALLALAHVLETEGVRLSEVGPLQTARYADDPAGALDLAALVSVLIRASHRRATATAQ; encoded by the coding sequence GTGAGGGATGACTCGCTGTCCGTGTGGTGCCGAGTCAGGGAGCAGGTCGACTGGTCCTCGGTCGCGACCACGAGCCCTGCACCTGTGCGACCGGCCGTCGACGGACTGGCCGCCTGGTTCGACGGTCCGGTCCGCCACCGCGACCCGGACCGCGCCGACCGGCTGCTCACCGCGATGGCCCTCTCCCGTGCCGCTGCTTCGCAGGAAGAACCGCTCACCCCGCCCCTGCTCGACGACTGGCAGAAGTCGGTCCTCGGCACACCCGACGTGTGCCTGCGTCAGGGCGACGCCTTCGCCAAGGGCGGCCGGGAGCGGTACGGGCTGACGCCGCACACCTGGCGGGACTTCGCCGCCTGCCTGCGCCAGAGCGCGGACCCGTCGGTGCCGTTGCCCGCCCGGGCGGCCAGGGCATATCTGGACATCGCCTTCTTCCACCCCTATCCGGACGGCAACGCCCGCCTGGCACTGCTGGCCCTCGCCCACGTCCTGGAGACGGAGGGAGTACGCCTGTCCGAAGTGGGGCCGCTGCAGACCGCCCGCTACGCGGACGACCCGGCCGGCGCCCTTGACCTCGCGGCTCTGGTCTCCGTGCTGATCCGCGCCTCCCACCGTCGCGCAACGGCAACCGCGCAGTGA
- a CDS encoding M14 family zinc carboxypeptidase: MRAEGARSRGNPYPTVAELAHRARAMVAERPGTLRLRTVGTSRAGRPLWLLSAGHGEHQILTVAGAHANEPVGGASSLTLAEDFVRDPRVLDELGCTWHFLLCLDPDGTTLGERRFAGHPASAPTLDGYYRGFYRPAFISQPEFPPVDTDPHTAMPESRALTRLLDELRPLIQFSLHGVEVGGSFLQLTRPVPGAPRAFRSVAAELGIPLEYRPFDGMGWFVDSPGVLVLPDGSPADERDPSGYTSQATWMYAMRHGTVSAVVEAPFWSVAGVSDPSPVTRPEREISRAAEILLSRAKQLEKVLGALADQPPADERRLPFHTAARELMDIGPGVVDTWNTHDAQGLGDAELATTVGNSVSLGIAARRIPLRAAAMMRSALDEPPEALDTLVRDWSQELETTFVARWVPVHRQTALHIRTMLHLTRQLVGT; this comes from the coding sequence GTGAGGGCAGAGGGCGCTCGCAGCCGGGGAAACCCGTATCCCACCGTCGCCGAGCTGGCGCACCGCGCGCGGGCGATGGTCGCGGAGCGGCCCGGGACGTTGCGTCTGCGCACCGTCGGAACGTCCCGCGCCGGCCGGCCCCTGTGGCTGCTCTCGGCAGGCCACGGCGAGCACCAGATACTCACCGTGGCCGGCGCCCACGCCAACGAACCGGTCGGCGGTGCCTCGTCCCTCACCCTCGCCGAGGACTTCGTACGGGACCCGCGTGTCCTGGACGAACTCGGCTGCACCTGGCACTTCCTGCTCTGTCTGGACCCGGACGGCACGACCCTCGGCGAGCGCCGGTTCGCCGGACACCCGGCCTCCGCGCCGACCCTGGACGGCTACTACCGCGGCTTCTACCGGCCCGCGTTCATCAGTCAGCCCGAGTTTCCGCCCGTGGACACGGACCCGCACACCGCGATGCCCGAATCCCGCGCGCTGACCCGGCTCCTCGACGAGCTGCGGCCCCTGATCCAGTTCTCCCTGCACGGTGTCGAAGTAGGAGGATCGTTCCTGCAGCTGACCCGTCCCGTACCCGGAGCGCCCCGCGCCTTCCGGTCCGTGGCGGCGGAGCTCGGTATCCCGCTGGAGTACCGGCCGTTCGACGGCATGGGCTGGTTCGTCGACAGCCCCGGCGTGCTCGTCCTGCCCGACGGCAGCCCCGCCGACGAACGCGACCCCTCCGGCTACACCTCCCAGGCGACCTGGATGTACGCGATGCGGCACGGGACGGTCTCGGCCGTCGTCGAGGCCCCCTTCTGGAGCGTGGCCGGCGTCAGCGATCCGAGCCCCGTCACCCGGCCCGAGCGGGAGATCTCCCGGGCCGCCGAGATCCTGCTCAGCCGCGCCAAACAGCTGGAGAAGGTGCTCGGCGCGCTCGCCGACCAACCACCCGCAGACGAGCGCCGGCTGCCGTTCCACACCGCCGCGCGCGAACTCATGGACATCGGCCCCGGCGTCGTCGACACCTGGAACACCCACGACGCGCAGGGCCTCGGCGACGCCGAACTCGCCACCACCGTCGGCAACTCGGTCTCCCTCGGCATAGCCGCCCGCCGCATACCCCTGCGCGCGGCCGCGATGATGCGCAGCGCCCTCGACGAACCGCCCGAGGCCCTCGACACCCTCGTACGCGACTGGAGCCAGGAGCTGGAGACCACCTTCGTCGCGCGCTGGGTGCCGGTGCACCGGCAGACCGCGCTGCACATCCGCACGATGCTGCACCTGACCCGGCAACTGGTCGGCACATGA